The following proteins come from a genomic window of Gallalistipes aquisgranensis:
- a CDS encoding TonB-dependent receptor plug domain-containing protein encodes MKTSVRFLLLCALFFGVLAVQARPPKASRAAAKPSAKEIPADTAVSEAPESFGQRVFDGFMKFYGRGVSEKLYLQTDKPYYSAGENIWFKGFLVNAITLTPTSASRYIYVELIDRRDSLVQRVKIKADEWGFHNCLKLSPDLPWGDYCLRAYTQWMQNDGPDYFFERNIRIVNPIDDAVNLAVDYGWTADSLVEVRCRLTNSALDPLAGQRLVYSTCFGGRERNYNQRTDDRGEFRISFAPPADSLENSIRFVIDEPDRHFDRTVYLPAFSDDFDVQFFPEGGHLIPGPAQLVAFKAIGSNGLGVGVKGRLLSEEGEEIAELESEHLGMGRFNILAQQGKRYYAELTSEGGKTKRFELPPVAASGCSLRVAQMRGRLLYQVYATPDVDLSRLGLIVHSRGKIMVALDRVGGEGAKAIGTEQLPEGITHFALVDKVTGAPVSERLVFVRKRGAAAAVTADKPDYYKRERVELKLKVTDSQGNPAVGTFALSVTDRHAVVQDSTQENILSGLLLSSDLKGYVESPGWYFRNDAPETLRCLDLLMLTQGWTRFSLPEILKGDLPPKRFAVEESQSISGSITGFFGGAAKRPSILIFSPTTRYLEVFQLEGSNRFNMSGLDFADSTSFILQAMNKSGGTRSVSLNIRPEVFPSRQVHIPRPLVGRSESALPEAFLNQSKERYYYEGGMRVIDMREVVVTTQRRENKNLLYNVSPTRSIPQDVIDRYVGQDIYAVLQTLPGVRVIGHDISVRNSTDPPLVYIDEMAVEPESLDAVNMADVQSVDLVAGPEAAIFGLGASGGVILISLKDGASVSSSVSALPSLAKVQHLGYKKPEQFYQPKYEVAEVRESRTPDLRTTICWDPRIKTDSTGVATVSFYTADRPSTYDVTLEGVTQEGELCRRVVSLERRK; translated from the coding sequence ATGAAAACATCCGTCCGGTTCCTGTTGCTCTGTGCCCTGTTTTTCGGTGTCCTTGCCGTGCAGGCACGTCCTCCGAAGGCTTCCCGTGCCGCGGCGAAACCGTCGGCGAAAGAGATTCCGGCCGATACGGCGGTCTCCGAAGCTCCGGAGAGTTTCGGACAGCGCGTTTTCGACGGATTCATGAAATTCTATGGACGGGGGGTGTCGGAGAAACTCTATCTGCAGACCGACAAACCCTATTACAGCGCCGGAGAGAATATCTGGTTCAAGGGATTTCTGGTGAACGCCATTACGCTGACCCCCACTTCGGCTTCCAGGTACATCTATGTGGAGCTGATCGACCGACGCGATTCGCTCGTCCAGCGTGTGAAGATCAAGGCGGACGAGTGGGGATTCCACAACTGTCTGAAACTGTCGCCCGACCTCCCGTGGGGCGATTACTGTCTGAGGGCTTATACACAGTGGATGCAGAACGACGGACCCGATTATTTTTTCGAGCGCAACATACGGATCGTCAATCCGATCGACGATGCCGTCAATCTCGCCGTGGACTACGGATGGACGGCCGACAGTCTGGTCGAGGTACGGTGCCGGCTGACCAACAGCGCGCTCGACCCGTTGGCCGGGCAGCGGCTCGTTTACAGCACCTGTTTCGGGGGTCGGGAACGGAATTACAATCAGAGGACGGACGACCGGGGGGAGTTCCGCATCTCGTTCGCCCCGCCCGCCGACAGTCTGGAAAATTCGATCCGTTTCGTCATAGACGAACCCGACCGCCATTTCGACCGGACGGTCTACCTTCCTGCGTTCAGCGATGATTTCGATGTGCAGTTCTTCCCGGAAGGAGGGCATCTGATTCCGGGTCCGGCGCAACTCGTGGCCTTCAAGGCGATCGGAAGCAACGGACTGGGTGTCGGGGTGAAAGGACGACTTCTCTCCGAGGAGGGCGAGGAGATCGCGGAACTGGAGTCCGAGCATCTCGGGATGGGCCGGTTCAACATATTGGCCCAGCAGGGGAAGAGGTATTATGCCGAGCTTACTTCGGAGGGCGGGAAGACCAAGCGGTTCGAACTGCCACCCGTGGCCGCTTCGGGATGCTCCCTTCGGGTCGCGCAGATGCGGGGCCGGTTGCTGTATCAGGTTTATGCGACTCCGGACGTGGACCTGTCACGGTTGGGACTGATCGTACATTCGAGGGGGAAGATCATGGTGGCGCTGGATCGCGTCGGCGGTGAAGGAGCCAAGGCGATCGGTACGGAACAGTTACCGGAAGGCATCACGCATTTCGCACTGGTGGACAAGGTGACGGGTGCCCCCGTCTCCGAACGGCTGGTATTCGTCCGCAAGAGGGGAGCCGCGGCTGCCGTGACCGCGGACAAACCGGACTATTACAAACGGGAGCGGGTCGAGCTGAAACTGAAAGTGACCGACAGCCAGGGAAATCCGGCCGTAGGAACGTTCGCTCTTTCGGTGACGGACCGTCATGCCGTGGTGCAGGATTCGACACAGGAGAATATCCTTTCGGGCCTCTTGCTCTCTTCCGATCTGAAAGGGTATGTCGAGAGTCCCGGATGGTATTTTCGGAACGATGCACCTGAAACGCTGCGGTGTCTCGATCTGCTGATGCTGACGCAGGGGTGGACGCGGTTCTCCCTGCCGGAGATACTGAAAGGGGATCTGCCTCCGAAACGTTTTGCGGTGGAGGAGAGCCAGTCCATTTCGGGTTCCATCACGGGATTTTTCGGCGGAGCCGCCAAACGTCCTTCCATTCTGATCTTTTCGCCGACCACGCGTTATCTGGAAGTGTTCCAGCTGGAGGGAAGCAACCGTTTCAATATGTCGGGACTGGATTTCGCCGACAGCACGTCGTTCATCCTGCAGGCGATGAACAAGTCGGGCGGTACCCGTTCGGTCTCCCTGAACATTCGTCCGGAGGTGTTTCCCTCCCGACAGGTCCATATTCCCCGGCCGTTGGTGGGCCGGAGCGAAAGTGCGCTTCCCGAAGCGTTCCTGAACCAGTCCAAGGAGCGCTATTATTACGAAGGGGGGATGCGGGTGATCGACATGCGCGAGGTCGTGGTCACCACGCAGCGCCGGGAGAACAAGAATCTTCTCTACAACGTGAGCCCCACCCGTTCCATACCGCAGGATGTGATCGACCGTTATGTGGGGCAGGACATCTATGCCGTGCTGCAGACCCTTCCGGGAGTGCGTGTGATAGGACATGACATATCCGTGAGGAACAGTACCGATCCTCCGTTGGTCTATATCGACGAAATGGCCGTGGAGCCGGAATCGCTCGATGCGGTCAACATGGCGGACGTGCAGTCGGTCGATCTGGTGGCCGGGCCGGAGGCCGCCATCTTCGGACTCGGGGCTTCGGGCGGCGTGATTCTCATTTCGCTCAAGGACGGGGCCTCGGTCTCTTCGTCGGTATCGGCGCTCCCTTCGCTGGCGAAGGTGCAGCATTTGGGATACAAAAAACCGGAACAGTTCTATCAGCCCAAATATGAAGTGGCTGAAGTGCGCGAGAGCCGGACGCCCGACCTGCGTACCACGATCTGCTGGGACCCCCGGATCAAAACCGATTCCACCGGTGTCGCCACGGTGTCGTTTTACACGGCCGACCGGCCGTCGACCTACGACGTCACACTGGAAGGCGTGACGCAGGAGGGTGAGTTGTGCCGCAGGGTCGTTTCT
- a CDS encoding M16 family metallopeptidase translates to MKGKENTTGAGRPVPPAIVTPGRAEMPPVCEDVLDNGVRLYMVDIPGQEVVRVSFVFRAGTSLQEVPFSASAAVNLLSEGSRRSTAAQIAERLDFYGSYYEVSTDRDYAVVTFCSLSRFFAETMEVAEEILLAPEFPQDEVRTYCSKQKQRLAVERTKVAFQARELFSRTLFGAEHPYGVSSPAERYDTLGRDDLIRFYRRYYTGRNCFAVASGDVNPDARRRIAALAGKLPAGDAAGLSGMAEPVSLRYAFGSHPGALQSALRVGTRLFPRTHPDFIPMQVVTTVLGGYFGSRLVRNLREERGYTYGVFAGMVNLEYEGYMAIATEVAAAAAEDAVDQIFREMERLRNEAVEERELQMVKNIVAGEVMRILDGPFGIADVTIENVQNGTDNGYIGRFLERVRSTTPEEVLATARKYLVPERFTTVVVGDADPSRAGKAWGRS, encoded by the coding sequence ATGAAAGGAAAAGAGAATACGACGGGGGCCGGACGTCCGGTGCCTCCTGCGATCGTGACGCCCGGCCGGGCCGAGATGCCGCCGGTTTGCGAAGACGTGCTGGACAACGGCGTGCGGCTCTATATGGTCGATATTCCCGGACAGGAGGTGGTCCGCGTCAGCTTCGTGTTCCGGGCGGGAACCTCGTTGCAGGAGGTGCCCTTCTCCGCTTCGGCGGCGGTGAATCTGCTCAGCGAGGGATCGCGCAGGTCTACGGCGGCACAGATCGCCGAACGGCTCGACTTTTACGGCTCCTATTACGAAGTGAGCACCGACCGGGATTATGCCGTGGTGACTTTCTGTTCGCTTTCGCGTTTCTTCGCGGAGACGATGGAGGTCGCAGAGGAGATCCTGCTGGCTCCGGAGTTCCCGCAGGACGAAGTGCGGACATATTGTTCCAAACAGAAACAGCGTCTTGCTGTGGAGCGGACGAAGGTGGCTTTCCAGGCACGGGAGCTCTTTTCCCGGACGCTGTTCGGGGCGGAACATCCGTACGGGGTATCTTCGCCGGCCGAACGGTACGATACGCTCGGAAGGGACGACCTGATCCGCTTTTACCGCAGGTACTACACGGGGAGGAACTGTTTTGCGGTAGCCAGCGGCGACGTGAATCCCGATGCCCGGCGGCGGATCGCCGCGCTGGCCGGAAAACTGCCGGCGGGGGATGCGGCCGGGCTTTCCGGAATGGCGGAACCCGTCTCTCTCCGCTATGCTTTCGGCAGCCATCCGGGAGCCCTGCAATCGGCCCTGCGGGTGGGTACACGCCTGTTTCCCCGGACCCATCCCGATTTCATCCCGATGCAGGTGGTGACCACCGTTCTGGGCGGCTATTTCGGTTCGAGGCTGGTGCGCAACCTGCGGGAGGAGCGGGGATATACCTACGGGGTCTTCGCGGGTATGGTCAACCTGGAGTACGAAGGATATATGGCGATAGCGACCGAAGTGGCCGCAGCGGCTGCGGAGGACGCCGTGGATCAGATATTCCGCGAAATGGAGCGGCTTCGGAACGAAGCGGTGGAGGAACGGGAACTGCAGATGGTAAAGAACATCGTGGCCGGAGAGGTGATGCGGATTCTTGACGGTCCGTTCGGAATTGCGGACGTCACTATTGAAAATGTGCAGAACGGGACGGACAACGGCTACATCGGCCGTTTTCTGGAGCGGGTGCGCAGCACGACGCCCGAAGAGGTGTTGGCCACGGCCCGCAAATATTTGGTTCCGGAGCGTTTTACGACCGTGGTCGTCGGGGATGCCGACCCCTCCCGCGCCGGAAAGGCGTGGGGGCGTTCGTAG
- a CDS encoding M16 family metallopeptidase, with amino-acid sequence MITYERHTLANGLTVLAHREKFSRMAAVNMLYRVGARDEDPHRTGFAHLFEHLMFRGTGQVPDFDVPVQMASGENNAFTNNDYTDYYITLPVDNTETALWLESDRMTGLAIDRKNLEAEKKVVIEEYKQRYLNQPYGDLWLLLRALAFKEHPYRWATIGLTPEHIAGATLREVREFYRRFYNPSNAILSVAADLDPERVFALAEKWFGPLPDVSYPKPEIPQEPLQTVSRRLEVVRDVPATVVTVAFRMCGRTGKDFYPLDMISDLLAGGTSSRLYRRLVQEGRLFASANAYVTGDVDPGLFVVTGNLLPGVEPEAAEAALWEQLESLKREPVGAAEAEKVKNKFEANTTFGEINVMNKAMNLGFYEMLGDLPLINREVEIYRSLTPERLMECAAEVFVPECSSTLVYRASGDGVPADAKTETE; translated from the coding sequence ATGATAACCTACGAAAGACATACGCTCGCCAACGGGCTTACGGTGCTGGCCCACCGGGAGAAGTTTTCCCGGATGGCCGCCGTCAACATGCTCTACCGGGTGGGGGCCCGCGATGAAGATCCGCACCGCACGGGGTTCGCCCACCTGTTCGAGCACCTGATGTTCCGGGGAACGGGGCAGGTGCCCGACTTCGACGTGCCGGTCCAGATGGCCAGCGGGGAGAACAACGCCTTTACCAACAACGACTACACGGATTATTACATCACGCTTCCGGTGGACAACACGGAGACCGCCCTGTGGCTGGAATCCGACCGGATGACGGGACTTGCAATCGACCGGAAGAATCTGGAGGCGGAAAAGAAAGTGGTGATCGAGGAGTACAAGCAGCGTTATCTGAACCAGCCTTACGGTGATCTCTGGCTGTTGCTGCGGGCGCTCGCGTTCAAGGAGCATCCCTACCGGTGGGCGACCATCGGGCTCACGCCGGAACACATCGCGGGGGCGACGCTCCGGGAGGTCAGGGAGTTCTATCGCCGTTTTTACAATCCTTCGAATGCGATTCTTTCGGTGGCGGCCGATCTCGATCCGGAACGGGTCTTCGCATTGGCCGAAAAGTGGTTCGGTCCCCTTCCCGACGTGTCGTATCCGAAGCCGGAGATTCCGCAGGAACCGCTCCAGACCGTTTCCCGCAGGCTGGAGGTGGTAAGGGATGTGCCGGCCACGGTGGTGACGGTCGCTTTCAGGATGTGCGGCCGTACGGGGAAGGATTTCTATCCGTTGGACATGATTTCCGATCTGCTGGCCGGGGGAACGTCCTCGCGGCTGTACCGTCGACTGGTGCAGGAAGGACGGCTGTTCGCCAGCGCCAATGCCTACGTGACGGGAGACGTGGACCCCGGACTTTTCGTGGTGACGGGCAATCTGTTGCCCGGAGTGGAGCCGGAGGCGGCCGAAGCGGCCCTGTGGGAGCAGTTGGAGTCGCTGAAACGGGAACCCGTCGGGGCGGCAGAGGCGGAGAAGGTGAAGAACAAGTTCGAGGCGAACACCACCTTCGGCGAGATCAATGTGATGAACAAGGCGATGAACCTCGGGTTTTACGAAATGCTGGGCGACCTGCCGCTGATCAACCGGGAGGTGGAGATATACCGGTCGCTCACCCCGGAGCGGCTGATGGAGTGTGCTGCGGAGGTGTTCGTGCCGGAATGCAGTTCGACGCTCGTTTACCGGGCGTCCGGCGACGGGGTGCCCGCGGATGCGAAAACGGAAACGGAATGA
- the mtgA gene encoding monofunctional biosynthetic peptidoglycan transglycosylase produces the protein MKYLGRIVVYFTLFFLSFSVSYVLMLRLVPVTFTPLKIIRLFENASDEGVRIDSRWRPLHRINMSMVKAVMASEDNNFLIHHGFDWEAIDKALEHNRRKDRKRKLGASTISQQTAKNVFCYPDRTWLRKGVEGWFTVLIELFWNKQRIVEVYLNVIETHPNVYGVEAAARRFFDKEAEHLNNYDAAMIATVLPNPRRMNLAAPSAYMVRRSAAIRSLMRKLPPVDFEHPVDPSAPKKRQKR, from the coding sequence ATGAAGTATCTGGGACGCATAGTGGTCTATTTCACGCTCTTTTTTCTCTCCTTTTCGGTGAGTTATGTGCTGATGCTGCGGCTGGTGCCGGTCACTTTCACCCCGCTGAAGATCATCAGGCTGTTCGAAAACGCGTCCGACGAAGGAGTCCGGATCGACTCGCGCTGGCGGCCGCTCCACCGGATCAACATGTCAATGGTCAAGGCGGTGATGGCTTCCGAAGACAATAATTTTCTGATCCATCACGGATTCGACTGGGAGGCGATCGACAAGGCGCTGGAACACAACCGCCGCAAGGACCGTAAGAGGAAGCTGGGAGCCAGCACGATCAGTCAGCAGACGGCCAAGAATGTCTTCTGCTATCCCGACCGGACATGGCTGCGCAAGGGGGTTGAGGGGTGGTTCACCGTGCTGATCGAACTGTTCTGGAACAAACAGAGGATCGTGGAGGTCTACCTGAACGTGATCGAGACCCATCCGAACGTGTACGGAGTGGAGGCGGCAGCCCGGCGTTTTTTCGACAAGGAGGCCGAGCATCTGAACAACTACGATGCGGCGATGATCGCCACGGTCCTGCCCAATCCCCGGCGTATGAATCTGGCGGCTCCGTCCGCCTACATGGTGCGGCGGTCGGCGGCCATCCGGTCGCTGATGAGGAAACTGCCGCCCGTGGATTTCGAGCATCCGGTCGATCCGTCCGCTCCGAAAAAGAGACAGAAACGATGA
- the nifJ gene encoding pyruvate:ferredoxin (flavodoxin) oxidoreductase: MGQKKFITCDGNYAAAHIAYMFSEVAAIYPITPSSTMAEYVDEWAAGGRKNIFGETVKVVEMQSEAGAAGAVHGSLQSGALTTTFTASQGLLLMIPNMYKISGELLPGVFHVSARALAAQSLSIFGDHQDVMATRQTGFAMLATSSVQEVMDLAGVAHLVAIKSRVPFLHFFDGFRTSHEIQKIELMDQEVLEGLLDKKALAEFRARALNPEHPVTRGTAQNPDIYFQTREAANKFYDAVPDMVAEAMKEISKITGRTYKPFTYYGAPDAENIVIAMGSVTETIKETIDYLNAQGDKVGLITVHLYRPFSAKYFLDVLPASVKRICVLDRTKEPGANGDPLYLDVKDVLYGQKNAPLVIGGRYGLSSKDTTPAQMLAVFANLRANEPKNQFTVGITDDVTFKSLPVGQEISLAKPGTFEALFFGLGADGTVGANKNSIKIIGGSTDKYCQAYFSYDSKKSGGYTSSHLRFGDQPITSPYLVTTPDFVACHVPSYVDKYDVLKGLKKGGSFLLNSVHDAETTKASLPDHMKKYLAENQINFYIINATKIAAELGLGNRTNTIMQSAFFKIANVIPFDKAVEEMKKAIYKSYGKKGEDIVNMNYAAVDKGGAEVIKVEVPAEWASLEDKPMEGFHNPRATEFVTKIVEPINALKGDDLPVSAFNGREDGTWENGTAQYEKRGIAVNVPEWLVDNCIQCNQCAYVCPHAAIRPFLMTEEEAAAAPEGTTCKQGVGPTKEYKFRIQVSPLDCTGCSNCVDVCPAPTKALKMQPLESQLKEEVRWEYLNYKVGYKDTVVDKTKTVKNLQFAQPLFEFSGACAGCGETPYIKAITQLFGDRMMVANATGCTSIYSGSAPSTPYCTNAQGQGPAWANSLFEDNAEFGLGMHIGVEKLRDRVAEKMKYAIENCSECSAELKAAMGEWLEGKDNSALSAAASAKLIPMMEACGCKTCKELLDLKQYFVKKSQWIIGGDGWGYDIGFGGVDHVLASGQDVNILIVDTEVYSNTGGQSSKATPVGAVAKFASAGKRIRKKDIGAIAMTYGYVYVAQVSIGGSQNQLFQVLKEAEAYPGPSLIIAYAPCINHGIKGGMTRTQTVGKEAVECGYWHLWRYNPQLEAEGKNPFKYDSKEPDWSKFQAFLNKEVRYTSLLKAFPAEAQELFAAAEENAKWRYETYQRLAKMSYDKE, translated from the coding sequence ATGGGACAGAAAAAATTCATTACGTGTGACGGTAACTACGCCGCAGCCCACATCGCCTACATGTTCAGCGAGGTAGCTGCTATTTACCCCATCACACCGTCGTCCACGATGGCCGAATACGTGGACGAATGGGCGGCCGGCGGTCGCAAGAACATCTTCGGCGAGACCGTCAAGGTGGTCGAAATGCAGTCGGAGGCAGGTGCCGCAGGAGCCGTTCACGGTTCGCTGCAGTCGGGTGCGCTGACCACGACCTTCACCGCATCGCAGGGTCTGCTGCTGATGATCCCCAACATGTACAAGATTTCGGGCGAGCTGCTCCCGGGCGTGTTCCACGTATCGGCGCGCGCACTGGCCGCACAGTCGCTCTCCATCTTCGGCGACCACCAGGACGTCATGGCCACCCGCCAGACCGGATTCGCCATGTTGGCCACCAGTTCCGTTCAGGAAGTGATGGACCTGGCCGGCGTCGCCCACCTGGTCGCCATCAAGTCCCGCGTTCCGTTCCTGCACTTCTTCGACGGTTTCCGGACCTCCCACGAGATCCAGAAGATCGAACTGATGGACCAGGAGGTGCTCGAAGGCCTGCTCGACAAAAAAGCGCTGGCCGAGTTCCGTGCCCGTGCACTGAACCCCGAACACCCCGTTACGCGCGGTACGGCCCAGAATCCCGACATCTATTTCCAGACCCGCGAGGCTGCCAACAAATTCTACGACGCCGTGCCCGACATGGTCGCCGAGGCAATGAAGGAGATCAGCAAGATCACCGGACGCACCTACAAGCCCTTTACCTATTACGGGGCCCCCGATGCGGAAAACATCGTCATCGCCATGGGCTCCGTTACGGAGACGATCAAGGAGACGATCGACTATCTGAACGCACAGGGCGACAAGGTGGGTCTGATTACCGTACACCTCTACCGTCCGTTCTCGGCCAAATATTTCCTCGACGTGCTGCCCGCCAGCGTGAAACGCATCTGCGTACTCGACCGCACCAAGGAACCGGGAGCCAACGGCGATCCGCTTTACCTGGACGTGAAAGACGTTCTGTACGGACAGAAAAACGCTCCGCTGGTCATCGGCGGCCGTTACGGTCTTTCGTCGAAAGACACCACTCCGGCCCAGATGCTGGCCGTATTCGCCAACCTGCGTGCCAATGAGCCGAAGAACCAGTTCACGGTCGGCATCACCGATGACGTGACCTTCAAGTCGCTGCCCGTCGGCCAGGAGATTTCGCTGGCCAAACCCGGCACGTTCGAGGCTCTCTTCTTCGGTCTGGGTGCCGACGGTACGGTGGGTGCCAACAAAAACTCGATCAAGATCATCGGCGGTTCGACCGATAAATACTGCCAGGCCTATTTCTCGTACGACTCGAAGAAATCGGGCGGTTACACCTCTTCGCACCTGCGTTTCGGCGACCAGCCCATCACGTCGCCCTATCTGGTGACCACCCCCGACTTCGTGGCCTGCCACGTTCCCTCGTACGTTGACAAGTACGACGTACTGAAAGGTCTCAAGAAGGGCGGTTCGTTCCTGCTGAACAGCGTGCACGATGCCGAGACGACCAAGGCTTCGCTGCCCGACCACATGAAGAAATACCTGGCCGAAAACCAGATCAACTTCTATATCATCAACGCCACGAAGATCGCCGCAGAGCTGGGTCTGGGCAACCGCACCAACACCATCATGCAGTCGGCCTTCTTCAAGATCGCCAATGTGATTCCCTTCGACAAAGCCGTCGAGGAGATGAAGAAAGCCATCTACAAATCCTACGGCAAGAAAGGCGAGGACATCGTGAACATGAACTACGCCGCCGTGGACAAGGGCGGAGCCGAAGTGATCAAGGTAGAGGTTCCTGCCGAATGGGCCAGCCTCGAGGACAAGCCGATGGAAGGTTTCCACAATCCCCGCGCCACGGAATTCGTGACCAAGATCGTGGAGCCGATCAACGCCCTCAAGGGCGACGACCTGCCCGTGAGCGCCTTCAACGGCCGCGAAGACGGAACGTGGGAGAACGGCACCGCCCAATACGAAAAACGGGGTATCGCCGTGAACGTGCCGGAGTGGCTCGTGGACAACTGTATCCAGTGTAACCAGTGTGCCTACGTCTGCCCCCACGCAGCCATCCGTCCGTTCCTTATGACCGAGGAGGAGGCCGCCGCCGCACCCGAAGGCACTACCTGCAAGCAGGGCGTAGGCCCCACCAAGGAGTACAAGTTCCGCATCCAGGTGAGCCCGCTCGACTGTACGGGTTGCAGCAACTGCGTGGACGTCTGCCCGGCCCCGACCAAGGCGCTGAAAATGCAGCCGCTCGAATCGCAGCTCAAGGAGGAGGTTCGCTGGGAATACCTCAACTACAAGGTGGGTTACAAGGACACCGTGGTGGACAAGACCAAGACCGTGAAAAACCTTCAGTTCGCACAGCCCCTGTTCGAATTCTCGGGAGCCTGCGCCGGTTGTGGCGAAACGCCCTATATCAAGGCCATCACCCAGCTCTTCGGCGACCGCATGATGGTAGCCAACGCCACGGGATGTACCTCGATTTACAGCGGTTCCGCTCCTTCGACCCCCTACTGCACCAATGCTCAGGGTCAGGGTCCCGCATGGGCCAACTCGCTGTTCGAGGACAACGCCGAGTTCGGTCTGGGTATGCACATCGGTGTCGAGAAACTGCGCGACCGCGTAGCCGAGAAGATGAAATATGCCATCGAGAACTGCTCCGAGTGCTCGGCCGAACTGAAAGCCGCCATGGGCGAATGGCTGGAAGGCAAGGACAACAGCGCCCTGAGCGCTGCCGCCAGTGCCAAGCTGATCCCGATGATGGAGGCCTGCGGATGCAAGACCTGCAAGGAACTGCTCGATCTGAAACAATATTTCGTGAAGAAGTCGCAGTGGATCATCGGCGGCGACGGTTGGGGTTACGACATCGGCTTCGGCGGTGTGGACCACGTACTGGCTTCGGGTCAGGACGTCAACATTCTGATCGTCGACACCGAGGTTTACTCCAACACCGGCGGACAGTCGTCGAAAGCCACCCCCGTGGGTGCCGTGGCCAAATTCGCTTCGGCCGGTAAACGGATCCGCAAGAAGGATATCGGCGCCATCGCCATGACCTACGGTTACGTTTATGTGGCACAGGTTTCGATCGGCGGCAGCCAGAACCAGTTGTTCCAGGTGCTGAAAGAGGCCGAGGCCTATCCGGGCCCATCGCTCATCATCGCATACGCTCCCTGTATCAATCACGGTATCAAGGGCGGCATGACCCGCACGCAGACCGTCGGCAAGGAGGCTGTTGAGTGCGGATACTGGCACCTGTGGCGTTACAACCCGCAGCTGGAAGCCGAAGGCAAGAACCCCTTCAAGTACGACTCGAAAGAGCCCGATTGGAGCAAGTTCCAGGCCTTCCTGAACAAGGAGGTTCGCTATACGTCATTGCTCAAAGCCTTCCCGGCAGAGGCACAGGAACTGTTCGCCGCAGCCGAGGAAAATGCAAAATGGCGTTACGAAACCTACCAGCGTCTGGCTAAAATGAGTTACGACAAAGAGTAG
- a CDS encoding alpha/beta hydrolase family protein translates to MKRSFILFLFCIALPVAVSAVGEERGGLTIGEARQMAWIFDSVPGPYRGVMISFHGLNNTRLREAPSSEEKMLAEKGYLIVYPYCGPWHWMNRQAREMVDGIVDAVYEAYGIPDSIPLVTTGGSMGGFCAILYTRYARRPVSACVANCPVTDIKYHFTERPDLPRTFRCAYWGYGNTFEESMTEHNPMDQVREIPDIPFFIMQTSGDRSVSKVHHADRFVKAMRESGHRHVIYKEIEGGRHCGPIPAGIRQEKMDFLFRVLER, encoded by the coding sequence ATGAAGCGGTCGTTCATTCTTTTCCTCTTCTGTATCGCCCTTCCTGTCGCGGTGTCCGCCGTCGGGGAGGAACGGGGTGGCCTGACGATCGGGGAAGCCCGGCAGATGGCGTGGATTTTCGATTCGGTGCCCGGACCTTACCGGGGTGTAATGATTTCGTTCCACGGTCTGAATAATACCAGGCTCCGTGAGGCCCCTTCCTCGGAAGAGAAGATGTTGGCGGAGAAGGGATATTTGATCGTTTATCCTTATTGTGGACCCTGGCACTGGATGAACCGGCAGGCCCGGGAGATGGTAGACGGGATTGTGGATGCCGTTTATGAAGCCTACGGGATTCCCGATTCGATCCCGTTGGTCACGACGGGCGGCAGCATGGGAGGTTTTTGCGCCATTCTGTACACCCGTTATGCACGGCGCCCGGTCAGCGCCTGTGTGGCGAACTGTCCCGTGACGGATATCAAATATCACTTTACCGAACGCCCCGATCTGCCCCGGACTTTCCGGTGTGCCTATTGGGGATATGGCAACACGTTCGAGGAGAGCATGACCGAGCATAACCCGATGGATCAGGTTCGGGAGATTCCCGATATTCCTTTCTTTATCATGCAGACTTCGGGCGACCGGTCGGTCAGCAAGGTGCATCATGCGGACCGGTTCGTGAAGGCGATGCGCGAAAGCGGACATCGTCATGTCATCTATAAGGAGATCGAAGGCGGAAGGCATTGCGGGCCGATTCCTGCCGGAATACGGCAGGAGAAGATGGATTTCCTGTTTCGCGTATTGGAACGATAA